The genomic stretch ACAATATAGGAGGTAGCATTATGAAAGGTTTATCACTTTGGTCAGGGATTATCGCCCTACTTATCGGACTTTTTCTCTTTATTCATCCCTTCACGACTACAGCCATGATTGGTTGGATTATCGCCATTATTATTTTCTTGTCTGGCTTCACAAGTCTCTTTATGTATTCAAGTAGCGTTAATCGTTCGCTTTGGTACTTGCTACAAGGTATCTTGTCCATTGTTTTTGGAATCATCCTGCTATCAAGCTCTGTTATGTCTCTATCAAGTGCAGTCATGACCATCGCTGCTTATTGGATTTTAATTAGTGGTATCTTACGTTTGATTGGTGGTTTTCAAATGAAAAAAGCTGGATTCTTTGATGCCAATCGTTTCTTAAGTTCAGCAGTTCTCGCCATTCTTCTGGGATTATTCCTCCTATTTAATCCAACTTTGTCAGCTATCTTTGTCGGTCGTTTGGCTGGTCTTCTTCTAATGGCTGTCGGCGTTTCCGGTATTAGTTTTTCATTTAAATTATAATCAACAAAACCCTCGGAAAAATCCGAGGGTTATTTTTTAACGATTATCAATGGTTTCTGGATACAAATCATGGTTCATCAAGCGATAATCTGCCATTTTTTCATACTTGGTACCAGGTTTGCCGTAGTTAAAATACGGATCAATTGATAAGCCACCACGTGGAGTGAATTTTCCCCAAACCTCAAGATAACGTGGTTGAAGTAAATTAATCAAGTCTTTACCAATGGTATTGATACAATTTTCATGAAAATCACCGTGATTACGGTAGCTAAATAGATAAAGTTTCAATGATTTTGATTCGACACACAGTTTATCAGGAATATATGAGAGATAAATTGTTGCAAAATCTGGCTGACCTGTAATCGGACATAGTGAGGTAAACTCAGGACAATTGAATTTAATAAAGTAATCATTATCGATATGACGGTTATCAAATGATTCAAGAATACTTGGATCATAATCATATTTATACTTGGTATTTTGATTTCCCAGCAGGGTCAAATCTTTCATTTCATCTGTTCTTGTCATTAAAATCTCCTTTTTAATTCCATTTTATTATCAAATATCAGTGTAATTGTGACAAAGGCTGTCCGCTTTGCCACTTGAATCGGTTATAGTGCTCTCCCAAAATCAGCGCAAGCAATTAAGCTGCGCTTTATTCATTTAAATCTCCATTTTAAACGCCACGTTTATTGTCATAAAGTAATGTATGCAGTTGTGGCAAAACTCGCACACTTTTCCATTCTGAATCAGCTGCCACTGTTTCCCAAAGCTGACGCAGACGATTAAGCTGTGCTTCTACAATATTTCCAGAAGCATGTGGTTCAGGATTTCCAGCCGATAAATACAAAACATCAGGCTGATAACGTTTTTGAATCATTTTAGCAAATGTTAAATCCTCATCATTAAAGACAGGAATTTTAAAAGTGACTTGGCCTTTATCCAACTGAGACACAATAAAATCAAGTGTTTCAAAATTCACACTCATCTGACTTGATGGTGGTTTGGGACTAAGCGTCACCTGATCAATATCTTTTAGCCAAGTCTGCCAACGAGACCCTTGTGTTTCAATCCCCAGTGTCACACCACGCGTTTTTAACTTAGCAACCAATTCCCCCATATTAGCTCCTAAAAGACAGGGATTACCACCTGACAAAGTTACATAGTCATAAGCTCCCAACTTATCTAGCTCTGCAATAATTTCATCAGCGGTCATACGTTTTGGCTTTTCTGAACCATCCCAAGTAAAGGCCGAGTCACACCAAGCACAGTGATAATCACAACCAGCCGTTCTGACAAACATGGTCTTTTGACCAATGGCACGTCCTTCTCCTTGAAAAGTTGGTCCAAAAATTTCTAGCACAGGAATCATTAGTGGGCGTTTAGTCATCTAAAAGCCACTCCCTTCTGAACTCAGCATATGAACTTGGTGTCTCATACAAACGGACATATTCTACTCTAATTTCACGTTCCTTTGGCAAATGCTTCGCTACCTGCTCAAAAATCCAATAAACCATATTTTCAGCCGTTGTATTCATATAAGGCAAGCTTTCATTAAGGTAACGATGGTCCAAATGCGGCTCCAAATGTTCTTTATAAATCTGCTTAATATCTCCAAAATCAACTGCCATTGCGCGATCATCAAGCATGCCAGAAACAGCAATCTGCAAACGATAAGTGTGCCCGTGAAGTGCTTTACATTTACCATCATAATTAAACAAATGATGAGCAGCATCAAAAGTAAATTCTTTTGAAACCATAACACGACGATGACAATAAACTAAAGACTCACCTGTTGGTTTTTTTAGTTCTTTTGGTACTGAAAACATTATTTCCCTCTTCTAGCTAAATATTTTTCCAGACCAGCTTGACGAAGTTTACAAGCAGGACACTCTCCACAACCGCTCCCTTTAATGCCATTATAGCAAGTCAAAGTATTTTCACGAACATAATCAAATTTTCCAAGTTGATCGGCCAACTCCCAAGTTTCAGACTTATCAAGCCACATCAATGGTGTATGAATCACAAAATTGTAATCCATAGCAAGATTTAAAGTGACATTTAGTGATTTGACAAAAGCGTCCCGACAATCAGGATATCCTGAGAAGTCTGTTTCACACACCCCAGTAATAATATCTGTAATACCAAGACGTTTTGCTAGCACCGCAGCAAATGATAAGAACAAATGATTGCGTCCATCAACAAAAGTATTTGGCAAATCATCATCAGGATTTTCAATCTTAATATCACGTGTCAATGCATTTTCAGTTAATTGACCTAGCAATGACATATCAAGCAAGTGATTTTTAACACCTTGCTCAGCAGCAATATTTTTGGCAACTTCGATTTCAAGACTGTGACGTTGACCATAATTAAAAGTCACTGTTTCGACATGTTCATAATGCTCTAAAGCCCAAAATAGGCAAGTTGTGGAATCTTGTCCGCCACTAAAGACGACAAGTGCTGATTGACGTTTCATTTCAATATCTCTTTTCTAAGATATCTGGGCAAAGAAAAAGCCCCTATGGGAATCCACAGGGGCGCTAATTTCAGTCATTAGGCTGGTTTTTTTTAGCGATGGCTTTTCCCAAACATCGTTATTATTACTTAATAATCATATCATCTTTATGAAAGATATTCAATGGCTAATTGTTTTTAGCAAATTGACTATTATATAAATCGTAATAGAAACCTTTAGCGGCTAGAAGGCTTTCATGGTTTCCTTGCTCAACAATCTGACCATTGTTAAGCACCAAGATTTTATCAGCATCTTGAATGGTTGACAAGCGGTGCGCAATCACAAAGCTTGTGCGACCTTCCATCAATTTCTCCATAGCCTTTTGAATCAAGAGTTCTAGACGTGTATCAACGGATGAAGTTGCTTCATCCAAAATCAAGATCTTAGGATCAGCTAACAAAGCACGTGCAATGGTCAAGAGTTGTTTTTGACCAAGTGAGACATTACTTGATTCTTGGTTCATTTCCATGTTGTAGCCGCCTGGAAGAGTGCGGATAAAGTGATCAACATTAGCAGCTTTTGCTGCTGCCACAATTTCCTCATCTGTCGCATCCAAATTCCCAAAACGAAGGTTTTCTTTGATACTTGCTTCATAAAGCCAAGCATCTTGTAAGACCATTCCAAATTGTTTGCGATAATCTTGGCGTGACAAATTACGAATATCGTGACCATCGACCTTAATGCAACCATCCGTTACATCGTAAAATCGCATCAAAAGATTAATCAGCGTTGTCTTACCAGCACCGGTTGGTCCAACAATGGCAACCATTTCACCAGGTTTAACCTCTAAGTTAAAGTTACGAATCAATGGTTTATCAGCAACATATTGGAAAGAAACATTTTCAAAGGTTACTTGACCAGACAAGTCATGTTCTAGTTTTTCAGTTACTTGTGCTGCTTCTTCTGGCTCATCAAGAACTTCAAAAATACGGTCAAGTGATGATTTAGCACTTTGAAGCACACTAGCCAATTGAGTAATAGTTTGAACCGGTTGACTCACTTGCCATACGTATTGAACAAAAGCTTGCATATTACCAACAGTCAGTTGACCTGAAAGAACTTGTAAAGCACCCAAAACCGCAATAATCAAGTAAGCCATATCCGAAATCGCACTTAAAACTGGCATCATAATCCCAGAAATAAAGCTTGCTTTAAATCCAACTTCTTGCAAATTTTGAGTAATCTCACGGAACTCTTGGCTAGAAATGTCTTCACGACCATAAAGTTTAATGACATTAAAACCAGATAGATTTTCTTGAACAAAACCATTCATATCCCCAAGAGCGTCAGCTTGTTCCTTAAAGTAAGGTTGCGATTTGCCCAAGATAAATTTGGCACTGAAGTAAGTGATTGGAATAATCGCAATCACGACCAAAGCAAGTCGCCAATTAAGATAAAGCACCATGCAAATAACCAAAGTAATGGTTGTGAAAGCTTCAATGATTCGAAGGAAACTTTGTTGAAGCGCATTTGACACTGTTTCAACATCTGATGTAAAACGTCCCAAGACGTTCCCAAATTGCTGACTGTCGAAGTAAGAAACTGGAATCTTATTAATTTTTTCACTTAAATCACGACGCAAATCATGAATAGTCTTTTGCACCGCTTTGGTAATGAAAAAGTTTGAACCATAACTACTTAGCTCATAACCCATTCCGCGAACAAAGTAAAGCACCAAAATAATGGCAATATAAGAAATATTAATGTGTGCCCCAGCCACACCATGAGCCATATCCAAAAGATTCGACGTCAATTCAGTGATAGCAAGACCAAGCACAAATGGTTCAAGTACACTCATGACACTGCTAAAGATTTTTAGAAAAATAGCTAAGAAAAGCGCACCTTTATATTGTCGGAGATAATCCCATAAACGTAGAAAAACATTTCGTTTTGACATTCTTATTCTCCTTTCATTTCTTCTGCTTTATTCAATTGTGAGTTGGCAATTTCACGATAGATGTCATTTGTTTGCATCAATTCATCATGTGTGCCACGTCCAACAATTTCACCTTTATCAAGCACAATGATTTGATCGGCATCCATGATTGTTCCCACACGTTGCGCCACAATCAAAACGGTTGCTTCTTGCGTCACTTCTTTCAATCGAGCACGCAGTTGAGCATCTGTCTTATAATCAAGTGCTGAGAAAGAATCATCAAAAATGTAGATATCAGGTTTCTTAACCACCGCACGCGCAATTGAGAGACGTTGTTTTTGACCACCTGACAAATTGCTTCCGCCTTCTGCTAGATGTGTTTGATAACGGTCATCACGACTTTCGATAAATTCTTTAGCCTGAGCAATATCTGCTGCTTCTTGCAATTCTTCACTTGTCGCATCAGACTTACCATACTTCAAGTTTTCTTCGATGGTTCCGGTAAATAGCAAAGCTTTTTGCGGAATGAAGCCAATCTTTTGACGAAGAGCTTTCAGTTGATAATCTCGAACATCAACACCATCAACCAAAATCTTACCAAGCGTCACGTCATAAAAACGTGGAATTAAGTTTACGAGTGATGACTTACCAGAACCCGTAGAGCCGATAAAGGCAATGGTTTCACCAGGTTTTGCTTTGAAGGAAATGTCTTTTAAGACAGGGCTTTCCGTCTCACCTGGATAAGCAAAGGTTACCTTGTCAAATTCCAAATAACCTTTTGTCGCTGTCTCAGTCACACCGTCATCATTAGGGTCAATGGAAATTGGCATCGCCATAACTTCCGAAATACGTTCACTTGAAACCACCATACGAGGATACATGGTAAAGAAATTGGCAAACAAAAGAAATGAGAATAAAGCATGGAAACTATATTCAATAAAGGCTACCAAATTACCGATTTGTAACTCACCATGTGCAAGTGGATTAAGGGCGAACCAGACAATAGCCACAATCATTGAGATAATGATTAGAACAAAGAGTGGTTCAGTCAAACCAGTTAAAATAAACAAGCGGCTTGATAAGTCTTTATATTCATCATTTTTACTACCAAAACGTTTTTCTTGAAAATCTTCTCTCGCAAAGGCACGAATGACACGTAGACCAGTTAAATTTTCACGAACATATTGGTTGATTTTATCAAGAGTTGATTGTTGCTTTTCTGATAAAGGACGCGTACGAGTTGCCACATAGTAAACAACCAGAACCAAAAATGGAATAGCAACTGCTACAATCCAAGCAAGTGATGGACTTGTTACTAAAATCATTACCACACTAGAAATCATCATCAAAGGTGTAATGACTCCCATACGTAACGTCTGCTCAGCAAACTGCATCAAGATAAAAGCATCACTGGTCATCCGTGTTACCAAGGAAGACACACCGATTTGTTCATATTCTTGATGTGAATATTGCTGTAACTTATCATACATGTCATTACGCATATCCTTAATCATGTTTGTGGTAATTTTTCCTGCTGCATAAGCAAGAATCACACGTCCAATCATCCCCAAGATGATGACAACCAGCATAACCAGTGCCCAGAAATAAACCTTATCCTTATTTCCAACTGTAACCCCTTGGTCAATCATTCGAGCAAGAGCTGTTGGTAAGCCTAAGTTAACCACTACAAAGGTAAGCGCCCCAATAACATCGAGCACTAGCCATTTGGGGTATCTTTTCAAATAAGTCCAAATGAGTTTCATGGTCTTTCCTTTCTAATGTTTATATGAAAGAAGTGACCTTGCTTATTCTGCTAAGTCACTTAGGTATTCATATCTTTCGTATTTTTCAAGTAAGTTTTCATTGGCTTCATCCAATGAACGTTGAAGTTCAGCTAGTTTGCCATAATCACTAGCATTTTCTTGCATTTGAGCTTCAATAGCTTCGATGTCTTCTTCAAGTTTGGCAATTTCATCTTCGATGACTTCCCATTCTTGTTTTTCAAAGTAAGACATGCGTTTTTTCTTAGTTTTTTCTTTTTCAGTCTTTTGTTGCGCTTCTTTTTTAACTTGAACAGCAGCATTTTCTTCAAATGCTTTTTCATCAAGATAATCTGTATAGTTACCGAAGAATTCTCTCACATGACCATTTTCAAATGCCAAAATTTTATTGGCTACTTTATCAAGGAAATAACGGTCGTGACTAACAGTGATAACAGGTCCTCGGAAAGTTTGTAAAAAGCTTTCAAGAACAGTCAAAGTCGCAATATCAAGGTCGTTTGTCGGTTCGTCGAGTAAAAGAACATTTGGTTTTTCAATCAAAATTTTCAAGAGATAAAGACGTTTCTTCTCACCACCAGAAAGTTTTGAAATCAAAGTTCCATGCGTTGAACGTGGGAAAAGGAATTGCTCTAACAAATCCGTAACACTTGTTGCTCCGACACTTGTCTTAACTTCATCTGCCACTTCTTGCAAATAATTGATGACACGTTTGTCTTCGTCCATGTCTTTTGGCAACTGAGAAAAATAACCAATGCGAACAGTCTCTCCAATTTCAAGTTTTCCGCTTGTTGGTTGCAAATCACCATTAATCAAATTCAGAAGGGTTGATTTTCCGACACCATTATCACCAACGATACCAATTCGGTCTTTATTTTGCACCAATAAATCGAAATCTGTTAAGATTTGTTTATCAGGAAAAGCAAATGAGACATCTTCAAAATTGATAACTTTTTTCCCGATACGGCTTGTTTCAAAGTTAATTTCAAGCTCAGTCGACTGAGTCGTACCAGACAAGTCAGCTTTCAAATCATTAAAACGATTGATACGTGCTTGTTGTTTTGTCGCACGAGCTTGTGGTTGCGTACGCATCCAAGCCAGCTCTTGCTTGTAAAGTTGTTTTTTCTTGTGAAGCGTTGCTGCATCACGTTCATCTTGTTCTGCACGCAAACGAACGTAATCCTGATAATTTCCTTGATATTCTGTCAATTGACTATTAGCCAACTCAAAGATACGGGTTGCCACATTATCCAAGAAATATCGGTCGTGAGTGATGAAAAGAACTGTCTTTTTAGAAGTTTTCAAGTAATTTGTTAACCAAGCAATGGTATCAATATCCAAATGGTTTGTCGGTTCGTCAAGCAAGAGTAAGTCCGCATCGTTCAACAAAACTTGCGCTAACTGAACACGACGACGAAGCCCACCAGACAAGTCACCAACTTTTTGTGACAAATCTTCTAGACCTAGTTTTGTCAAAACTGTCTTCACTTCACTCTCAATCGCCCAAGCATCAAGCGAATCCATTTCTGCCATGACTTTTTCAAGCTTATCTTGATTGGCTTCATCATAATTAGCCATCAAAGTTTCATAAGTCTTAATCAAAGTCATTTCACGCAAATCAGAAGACAAAACAGTATCTAAAATCGTCTTGTTATCATCAAACTCAGGTTCTTGCGTCAAATAGGCAATTTTATATCCATTCTTAGCTGAAAATGGCGACACATCACCATCAAAACCAAGACGTCCCGAAATAACATCTAAAAGGGTTGTCTTACCAGTTCCGTTAACCCCGATAATCCCAATGCGGTCAAAATCATGAATAATAAAGGAAATATCACGAAATACTGTCTTGTCACCAACGGATTTCGTTAAGTGTTCTACGATAAAATCGCTCATTTACTTTCCTTTCTAATAAATTCAAAAATAGCTTCTTTATCATTGGCAAGCTTACCAAGTACAATATGTTGTTCGATTACTTTTAGAATTTGACCAAGCTCAGGTCCTGGTTTGAATTGCATTTCTTTAATCAGCATACCACCGTTGACCACAATCTCATGTTTGTCATGAATGGTTAATTCTTTATCCAAGCGCTCAATCGTCGCAAAATCAACTGGTAGACCAAAACCTAAACGAAGGTCTTCTGCTTGTTCGATAAGATTACGACCATAGCAATACATTTCCATCTTATCAAGCTCATTTGTCAAACGGAAACGATAGATTGACACAATCTTTTCAACATCTTTTTGGAATTGACTTGATGTTTTCCAAGCTCGCAAAAAGGCACGAACATCTTTGACATCCAATGCTAATAGCAAAGCTGCCCAAGCTTGTTCTGATGTTTTAAAGTGATAATCATCTGCTAAATCATCTAAAAATTGTTGCAAGTTGTCATGAGCATTCTCAAGATGAGGAAGGTATTTTTGAGCTTCGCTTGCAATCATGGCTTTAATCCCTTTACGCCAGAAAGGTGCCATCAATAATTTGTCAAATTCAATAAAAGAGCGCTCTACTGAAATTTTTTCAAGTAAGGGCGCATGTGCTGCCATGGCAGCAAAAGTCTCAGGTTCAATATCAAAATCAAGACTAGCTGAAAAACGGAAACCACGCATGATGCGAAGGGCATCCTCATTAAAACGCTCAGCTGGATTTCCAACCGCACGTAACAATTTGGCTTTCAGGTCAGCTAAGCCATTAAATTTATCAATAATCAAACCTGTTTCATCAAGTGCAAAAGCATTTACCGTAAAGTCACGACGTTTTAAATCCTCTTCAAGTGAGCGAACAAAAGATACGCTACTTGGTCTACGATAATCTACATAAACATCTTCCGTACGGAAAGTAGTGATTTCATACTCGCCACCTTCTTCAAGAACAAGCACAGTCCCATGCTCAATCCCAATATCAACGGTACGGTG from Streptococcus ruminicola encodes the following:
- a CDS encoding DUF308 domain-containing protein gives rise to the protein MKGLSLWSGIIALLIGLFLFIHPFTTTAMIGWIIAIIIFLSGFTSLFMYSSSVNRSLWYLLQGILSIVFGIILLSSSVMSLSSAVMTIAAYWILISGILRLIGGFQMKKAGFFDANRFLSSAVLAILLGLFLLFNPTLSAIFVGRLAGLLLMAVGVSGISFSFKL
- the queF gene encoding preQ(1) synthase, which gives rise to MTRTDEMKDLTLLGNQNTKYKYDYDPSILESFDNRHIDNDYFIKFNCPEFTSLCPITGQPDFATIYLSYIPDKLCVESKSLKLYLFSYRNHGDFHENCINTIGKDLINLLQPRYLEVWGKFTPRGGLSIDPYFNYGKPGTKYEKMADYRLMNHDLYPETIDNR
- the queE gene encoding 7-carboxy-7-deazaguanine synthase QueE yields the protein MTKRPLMIPVLEIFGPTFQGEGRAIGQKTMFVRTAGCDYHCAWCDSAFTWDGSEKPKRMTADEIIAELDKLGAYDYVTLSGGNPCLLGANMGELVAKLKTRGVTLGIETQGSRWQTWLKDIDQVTLSPKPPSSQMSVNFETLDFIVSQLDKGQVTFKIPVFNDEDLTFAKMIQKRYQPDVLYLSAGNPEPHASGNIVEAQLNRLRQLWETVAADSEWKSVRVLPQLHTLLYDNKRGV
- the queD gene encoding 6-carboxytetrahydropterin synthase QueD — translated: MFSVPKELKKPTGESLVYCHRRVMVSKEFTFDAAHHLFNYDGKCKALHGHTYRLQIAVSGMLDDRAMAVDFGDIKQIYKEHLEPHLDHRYLNESLPYMNTTAENMVYWIFEQVAKHLPKEREIRVEYVRLYETPSSYAEFRREWLLDD
- the queC gene encoding 7-cyano-7-deazaguanine synthase QueC, producing MKRQSALVVFSGGQDSTTCLFWALEHYEHVETVTFNYGQRHSLEIEVAKNIAAEQGVKNHLLDMSLLGQLTENALTRDIKIENPDDDLPNTFVDGRNHLFLSFAAVLAKRLGITDIITGVCETDFSGYPDCRDAFVKSLNVTLNLAMDYNFVIHTPLMWLDKSETWELADQLGKFDYVRENTLTCYNGIKGSGCGECPACKLRQAGLEKYLARRGK
- a CDS encoding ABC transporter ATP-binding protein, whose amino-acid sequence is MSKRNVFLRLWDYLRQYKGALFLAIFLKIFSSVMSVLEPFVLGLAITELTSNLLDMAHGVAGAHINISYIAIILVLYFVRGMGYELSSYGSNFFITKAVQKTIHDLRRDLSEKINKIPVSYFDSQQFGNVLGRFTSDVETVSNALQQSFLRIIEAFTTITLVICMVLYLNWRLALVVIAIIPITYFSAKFILGKSQPYFKEQADALGDMNGFVQENLSGFNVIKLYGREDISSQEFREITQNLQEVGFKASFISGIMMPVLSAISDMAYLIIAVLGALQVLSGQLTVGNMQAFVQYVWQVSQPVQTITQLASVLQSAKSSLDRIFEVLDEPEEAAQVTEKLEHDLSGQVTFENVSFQYVADKPLIRNFNLEVKPGEMVAIVGPTGAGKTTLINLLMRFYDVTDGCIKVDGHDIRNLSRQDYRKQFGMVLQDAWLYEASIKENLRFGNLDATDEEIVAAAKAANVDHFIRTLPGGYNMEMNQESSNVSLGQKQLLTIARALLADPKILILDEATSSVDTRLELLIQKAMEKLMEGRTSFVIAHRLSTIQDADKILVLNNGQIVEQGNHESLLAAKGFYYDLYNSQFAKNN
- a CDS encoding ABC transporter ATP-binding protein, which encodes MKLIWTYLKRYPKWLVLDVIGALTFVVVNLGLPTALARMIDQGVTVGNKDKVYFWALVMLVVIILGMIGRVILAYAAGKITTNMIKDMRNDMYDKLQQYSHQEYEQIGVSSLVTRMTSDAFILMQFAEQTLRMGVITPLMMISSVVMILVTSPSLAWIVAVAIPFLVLVVYYVATRTRPLSEKQQSTLDKINQYVRENLTGLRVIRAFAREDFQEKRFGSKNDEYKDLSSRLFILTGLTEPLFVLIIISMIVAIVWFALNPLAHGELQIGNLVAFIEYSFHALFSFLLFANFFTMYPRMVVSSERISEVMAMPISIDPNDDGVTETATKGYLEFDKVTFAYPGETESPVLKDISFKAKPGETIAFIGSTGSGKSSLVNLIPRFYDVTLGKILVDGVDVRDYQLKALRQKIGFIPQKALLFTGTIEENLKYGKSDATSEELQEAADIAQAKEFIESRDDRYQTHLAEGGSNLSGGQKQRLSIARAVVKKPDIYIFDDSFSALDYKTDAQLRARLKEVTQEATVLIVAQRVGTIMDADQIIVLDKGEIVGRGTHDELMQTNDIYREIANSQLNKAEEMKGE
- a CDS encoding ABC-F family ATP-binding cassette domain-containing protein; its protein translation is MSDFIVEHLTKSVGDKTVFRDISFIIHDFDRIGIIGVNGTGKTTLLDVISGRLGFDGDVSPFSAKNGYKIAYLTQEPEFDDNKTILDTVLSSDLREMTLIKTYETLMANYDEANQDKLEKVMAEMDSLDAWAIESEVKTVLTKLGLEDLSQKVGDLSGGLRRRVQLAQVLLNDADLLLLDEPTNHLDIDTIAWLTNYLKTSKKTVLFITHDRYFLDNVATRIFELANSQLTEYQGNYQDYVRLRAEQDERDAATLHKKKQLYKQELAWMRTQPQARATKQQARINRFNDLKADLSGTTQSTELEINFETSRIGKKVINFEDVSFAFPDKQILTDFDLLVQNKDRIGIVGDNGVGKSTLLNLINGDLQPTSGKLEIGETVRIGYFSQLPKDMDEDKRVINYLQEVADEVKTSVGATSVTDLLEQFLFPRSTHGTLISKLSGGEKKRLYLLKILIEKPNVLLLDEPTNDLDIATLTVLESFLQTFRGPVITVSHDRYFLDKVANKILAFENGHVREFFGNYTDYLDEKAFEENAAVQVKKEAQQKTEKEKTKKKRMSYFEKQEWEVIEDEIAKLEEDIEAIEAQMQENASDYGKLAELQRSLDEANENLLEKYERYEYLSDLAE
- a CDS encoding CCA tRNA nucleotidyltransferase gives rise to the protein MKLNNLPSEFQEALPILKKIREAGYEAYFVGGSVRDVLLNRPIHDVDIATSSYPEETKSIFHRTVDIGIEHGTVLVLEEGGEYEITTFRTEDVYVDYRRPSSVSFVRSLEEDLKRRDFTVNAFALDETGLIIDKFNGLADLKAKLLRAVGNPAERFNEDALRIMRGFRFSASLDFDIEPETFAAMAAHAPLLEKISVERSFIEFDKLLMAPFWRKGIKAMIASEAQKYLPHLENAHDNLQQFLDDLADDYHFKTSEQAWAALLLALDVKDVRAFLRAWKTSSQFQKDVEKIVSIYRFRLTNELDKMEMYCYGRNLIEQAEDLRLGFGLPVDFATIERLDKELTIHDKHEIVVNGGMLIKEMQFKPGPELGQILKVIEQHIVLGKLANDKEAIFEFIRKESK